A genomic window from Peromyscus maniculatus bairdii isolate BWxNUB_F1_BW_parent chromosome 1, HU_Pman_BW_mat_3.1, whole genome shotgun sequence includes:
- the Cblc gene encoding E3 ubiquitin-protein ligase CBL-C, which translates to MAAPRDPWLGWHWGEARALGRAVKLLQRLEEQCRDPRLVMGPPSLRNLLPRTAQLLREVARARREAGGDSEGPGGAGDFLAIYLANLEVKGRKVAELLPSRGKKDANEEVFREGSRFRRQLAKLALIFSHMHAELSALFPGGKYCGHLYQLTKGSAHTFWRERCGVRCVLPWAEFQCLLCSCHPVEPGPIMQALRSTLDLTCSGHVSVFEFDIFTRLFQPWPTLLRNWQLLAVNHPGYMAFLTYDEVQTRLQACRDKPGSYIFRPSCTRLGQWAIGYVSSDGSILQTIPLNKPLFQVLLKGQKDGIYLYPDGKSHNPDLTELCQTEPHQRIEVSEEQLQLYQAMNSTFELCKICTERNKDVRIEPCGHLLCSHCLAAWQHSDSQTCPFCRSQIKGHEAVSIWQAQERSVEVGTTAEDSRDSSHREAAQWELEPVTPSAPRLPPEDPSPRRPQDKGRLTVATLTLPRLRAPLPLPKMASVLWEVTARPQAREGATE; encoded by the exons ATGGCAGCCCCGCGAGACCCTTGGCTGGGGTGGCATTGGGGAGAGGCGCGCGCGCTCGGCCGGGCGGTGAAGTTGCTACAGCGTCTGGAGGAGCAATGCCGGGACCCCAGGCTGGTTATGGGGCCCCCGTCGCTGCGGAACCTGCTGCCCCGCACCGCTCAGCTACTTCGGGAGGTGGCAAGAGCCCGGCGCGAGGCCGGGGGAGACTCCGAGGGTCCCGGTGGCGCTGGGGACTTTCTGGCCATCTACCTGGCCAATCTGGAAGTCAAAGGCAGGAAGGTGGCCGAGCTGCTGCCATCCCGAGGCAAAAAGGATGCGAACGAGGAGGTTTTCCGGGAGGGCTCCAGATTCAG GCGGCAGCTGGCCAAGCTGGCCCTCATCTTCAGTCACATGCACGCCGAGCTGAGCGCACTCTTCCCTGGAGGAAAGTACTGTGGACACCTGTACCAGCTCACCAAGGGCTCGGCCCACACCTTCTGGAGGGAGCGCTGTGGGGTCCG GTGCGTGCTTCCCTGGGCAGAGTTCCAGTGCCTCCTGTGTAGCTGCCACCCTGTGGAACCAGGTCCCATCATGCAGGCCTTGCGTTCCACCTTGGACCTCACCTGTAGCGGCCACGTGTCTGTCTTTGAGTTTGACATCTTCACCAGGCTCTTCCAG CCGTGGCCCACCCTGCTCAGGAACTGGCAACTCCTGGCTGTCAACCACCCTGGCTACATGGCCTTCTTGACCTACGATGAGGTCCAAACGCGCCTGCAGGCCTGCAGGGACAAACCGGGCAG CTACATCTTCAGGCCCAGCTGCACCCGCCTGGGGCAGTGGGCTATTGGGTACGTGAGTTCCGATGGAAGCATCCTACAGACCATTCCTCTCAACAAACCCCTGTTCCAGGTGCTCCTGAAAGGACAAAAGGACGGCAT CTACCTCTACCCTGATGGAAAGAGCCACAACCCAGACCTGACTGAGCTGTGCCAGACAGAACCCCACCAGCGCATTGAAGTGTCCGAG GAGCAACTGCAGCTCTACCAGGCCATGAACTCCACCTTCGAGCTGTGCAAGATCTGCACCGAGAGGAACAAGGACGTGAGGATTGAGCCTTGTGGGCACCTTCTCTGcagccactgcctggctgcctggcag CACTCGGACAGCCAGACCTGTCCCTTCTGCCGCAGTCAGATCAAAGGCCACGAGGCTGTGAGTATCTGGCAGGCTCAAGAGAGGTCAGTGGAGGTCGGGACCACTGCAGAGGACTCCAGAGACAGCTCTCACCGGGAGGCTGCGCAGTGGGAGCTGGAGCCG GTGACTCCCTCTGCTCCCCGACTGCCCCCTGAAGACCCATCCCCCAGGAGACCCCAAGACAAAGGCCGGCTGACAGTG